A window of the Lactuca sativa cultivar Salinas chromosome 5, Lsat_Salinas_v11, whole genome shotgun sequence genome harbors these coding sequences:
- the LOC111888498 gene encoding sugar transport protein 14, whose product MAGGGMVNDKGGARAELYEHKITPYFIFACIVAALGGSLFGYDLGVSGGVTSMDHFLKEFFPKVYRRKQEHLKETDYCKYDNQILTLFTSSLYFAALFSTFFASHVTRNKGRRASILCGAVSFFAGASINAGAQNIAMLIIGRCLLGVGIGFGNQAVPLYLSEMAPAKIRGAVNQLFQLTTCLGIFIANFINNATEKHKWGWRLSLGLATVPAFLMFVGGLFLPETPNSLVEQGKLEEGRRVLERVRGTKNIEAEFQDLVEASEAAKAIKHPFRNLLKRKNRPQLIIGALGIPAFQQLTGMNSVLFYAPVIFQSLGFGSGASLWSSTITSGTLVVATFISMAFVDRFGRRAFFLEAGIEMIIAMVCVAVTLAIKFGQGVELSKGIGIFLVVMICIFVLAYGRSWGPLGWLVPSELFPLETRSAGQSIVVCVNMFFTALVAQCFLVSLCHLRYGIFLLFAGLIVVMSCFIFFLLPETKQVPIEEIHLLWQKHWLWKSYCEPEEEKTGMKPVQVV is encoded by the exons ATGGCCGGCGGAGGAATGGTGAACGACAAGGGCGGTGCTAGGGCGGAGTTGTACGAGCATAAGATCACCCCCTACTTCATTTTTGCTTGCATCGTTGCTGCTCTTGGCGGATCTTTGTTTGGATATGATCTTGGTGTCTCCG GTGGAGTAACATCCATGGACCATTTCTTAAAAGAATTCTTCCCAAAAGTTTACAGAAGAAAACAAGAACATCTCAAAGAAACCGATTACTGCAAATACGACAACCAAATCCTCACCCTTTTCACGTCGTCGCTTTATTTCGCCGCCCTATTCTCCACCTTTTTCGCCTCCCATGTCACCCGGAACAAAGGCCGGAGAGCCAGCATACTCTGTGGCGCCGTCAGCTTCTTCGCCGGAGCGTCAATCAACGCCGGAGCTCAAAACATTGCCATGCTCATCATCGGCCGATGCCTTCTTGGTGTCGGAATCGGATTTGGTAACCAA GCGGTTCCTCTTTACTTATCGGAAATGGCGCCGGCGAAAATCAGAGGGGCGGTGAACCAGTTGTTTCAATTGACAACTTGTTTAGGCATATTCATAGCCAATTTCATCAACAATGCGACGGAGAAACACAAGTGGGGATGGCGATTATCATTAGGGTTGGCTACAGTTCCGGCGTTCTTGATGTTCGTCGGAGGGCTTTTCTTGCCGGAAACGCCGAACAGTTTAGTCGAACAAGGGAAATTAGAAGAGGGGAGAAGGGTTTTGGAAAGAGTTAGAGGTACCAAAAACATCGAAGCAGAATTTCAAGATCTGGTTGAAGCAAGTGAAGCTGCAAAAGCCATTAAACATCCTTTCAGGAACCTTCTAAAGAGAAAAAATCGACCACAATTGATCATCGGAGCTTTGGGTATACCTGCGTTTCAACAGCTTACAGGGATGAATTCTGTGTTGTTTTATGCGCCTGTGATTTTTCAGAGCTTAGGGTTTGGTTCTGGTGCGTCGTTATGGTCATCCACCATCACTAGTGGCACTCTTGTTGTTGCTACCTTCATTTCAATGGCGTTTGTTGATAGATTTGGCCGGAGAGCCTTCTTCTTGGAAGCCGGCATTGAAATGATCATCGCTATG GTATGTGTGGCCGTAACCCTAGCTATCAAATTCGGACAAGGAGTAGAACTATCAAAAGGAATTGGGATTTTTCTAGTGGTGATGATTTGTATATTTGTTTTGGCCTATGGGCGTTCATGGGGGCCATTAGGATGGCTAGTGCCTAGTGAATTATTCCCATTAGAAACAAGGTCAGCGGGTCAAAGCATCGTGGTTTGTGTCAACATGTTCTTCACAGCATTAGTTGCACAATGTTTTCTTGTGTCACTATGTCATCTCAGATACGGCATTTTTTTGTTGTTTGCTGGATTGATTGTTGTTATGAgttgcttcatcttcttcttgtTGCCTGAAACAAAACAAGTTCCCATTGAAGAGATACATTTGCTTTGGCAGAAACATTGGTTGTGGAAATCTTATTGTGAACCAGAAGAGGAAAAAACAGGAATGAAACCTGTGCAAGTTGTGTAG
- the LOC122198135 gene encoding uncharacterized protein LOC122198135, protein MENMIMRAREKEMDLEMEKKRKPDSVSSVKGSSKRPKVSDSRQRGQHGRSRNDKFGKMHEGACRVGCSGCFKCGRTGHIKMDCTAATPSTLISYLICYQCNHRGHKKAQCPSLVAVGPVSAPAPATLRITDGSLGQADASVMKSMAFQLTVEEARATPDVATGTSKGRARVDCIAHTSGVPHLKFTLILITLVTLVLLY, encoded by the exons ATGGAAAACATGATAATGAGGGCTAGGGAGAAGGAGATGGacttggagatggagaagaagaggaagccagattcTGTGTCGAGTGTTAAGGGTTCGAGCAAGAGGCCAAAAGTATCTGATTCTAGACAGAGAGGCCAGCATGGCCGTAGCCGCAATGACAAGTTCGGCAAGATGCACGAGGGGGCATGCAGAGTGGGttgttctggctgcttcaagtgcggtcgaacTGGTCATATCAAGATGGATTGTACTGCTGCCACCCCCTCTACTCTGATATCTTATCTGATTTGCTATCAGTGCAATcataggggccacaagaaggcccaatgtccgaGTTTGGTTGCAGTAGGACCGGTGTCAGCACCCGCCCCTGCGACTTTGAGGATTACTGACGGCAGTCTGGGCCAAGCAGATGCGTCAGTAATGAAGAGCATGGCTTTCCAGCTGACGGTGGAGGAGGCGCGTGCAACTCCCGATGTTgcgacgg gtacttccaagggaagagctcgagttgactgcatcgcacacaccagtGGAGTTCCGCATTTGAAATTCACTCTAATTTTGATAACACTTGTAACATTGGTTTTGCTATATTGA